TCGTACGTTCCACACGCGCAGCGGTTCGGCTTGCTTAGAGCCGTGCAGCTCtttcgcgcgcgcacacgGACGTCAGAGTTCGCTAGCAGAGACCAATGTGGCAGTGGGGTTTGGTTGCATTACCGTGCTTTTCCCTTGCCATGCtttagttttacttttttctccTCCATTTGCTGTGTTTTGGTTAGTGATCGCGATCCGTTTACGTGTGCGAAGAGATTTGCGTGTTTGCGCTGCCGTGCCCCGAAGGACGACGGAATCGAACGTGTCGCGAAGTTACGCTACCGACGAACACGGTGTACAGCCGGCTGCAAGATGGTGAAGATTTTGATGCGTGCCGACACCCATGTGTCGTTCACGGTGCCCGCCGAGGAACCGGTCGCCAAGTGCACCCTATCGCAGGTTGAAACCAATCTTCCATTTACCTTTTATTGTAGTGCATCGATCGTACTAAACCCCGTACTAATTTAATGATCATATCGTTGCATCGCCTAACATCACCAGTATCGGTAGTAACAGTCGCCATGCCAATCAAAAGGATCATCTTCGACGCGTACAGGATATCCTAGAGACGTGTACTgatcgggggttttttttctttcgaatgTTTAAAGGTACTCGCTGCCCTTTCCGTGTCGCTCGGATCCATGGTGGTTGGATTTTCGTCCGCTTACACCTCACCCGCCCTCGTATCGATGAAGGATCGCAACATTACATCATTCGAAGTGACGGAACAATCGGTAAGTAGTCTCGGCAGTGGTCTTTCAAACCATGCAACAACATCACCTACAAAAGCTCGATCGTCTGGACACGTGCGTCTCGTCTTGTTGATGAAACGCCGGGCACTCTAATCAGGCCCGGCATCATCGGCAAAATAATCCGATAACATACTGCTCGGTTGGCCTTTACACCTTAAAATGGTCAACAACGGAGGGCCAGTAGgaaacaaagaataaaaaagcgtCCCCCATGCAACCACCACGCCTCATTAGACATTGAAAGCCTTGAGTTGAggaatcaaaacaatcaacaaataaTGTGCTGATTATGCTGCCAATAGTAAACGCAAGCAGTAGTTGCACGCGTTAATTCGTTTTGCCTGTGCAGCTTTTGTTTGTAAAGTTAAAATGGAATACGATGGCGCCTGTACTTCATAACTATAGCAAATTGGAGGCACTTGTCCTTCTTTAACAGCACCCGAAACTCGATCACATATCAAGCGGAGAGATATTTTTATACATCCGCGCAAACGTACCCCTTGCATATCCTTGCGCCACGCCTCATCTGCGTTTTCGTTTAGacgcaagaaaacaaacacttcctCCCCTCCCCAGTCACAGTTCGTGGAAGCAatacggaaaaaaaactggtaGAAACATTCGGCACAATGCTGGAATTTGCCACCAGGCATTCACGTCATTTGATGCCAGTTCAAGGTTAAAGCGATTCGTCAACCGTACTATCGGTCACTGTCTGTTTTCTCGTTCCATTTTCCCCCCATTCCAGGGCTCCTGGGTCGGTGGTATTATGCCTCTTGCCGGTCTGGCCGGTGGCATTCTCGGTGGACCGATGATTGAATATCTTGGGCGCAAGAACACCATCCTGGCGACGGCAACACCCTTCATCATATCCTGGCTCCTGATCGGGTGTGCCACCCATGTCGCAATGGTACTGGTCGGTAAGTTGTTGTGatgctatttaaaaaaaaaaaaccccgcaaaACACATCTCTGACTACAGCCCGATGCGATTCGTTGCAGGTCGTGCCCTATCCGGTTTGTGCGTCGGTATTGCCTCGCTGTCCCTGCCGGTCTATCTCGGTGAAACGGTACAGCCGGAGGTGCGTGGCACGCTCGGTTTGCTACCGACGGCATTCGGCAACATTGGCATCCTGCTCTGCTTTGTCGCCGGCAAGTACCTCGACTGGTCCGGTTTAGCGTTTCTCGGTGCGACCCTGCCGGTCCCGTTCCTGATACTGATGTTCCTGATCCCGGAGACGCCCCGTTGGTATGTGTCGCGCAACCGGGAAGAGCGGGCCCGCAAAGCCCTGCAGTGGTTGCGCGGTCGGAAGGCGGACGTCGAGCCAGAGCTGAGGGGTATCTCGAAGTCACACCAGGAAGCGGAACGGCACGCGTCCAGCAGCGCCATGATGGATCTGTTGAAGAAGTCCAACCTGAAGCCGCTGCTGATCTCGCTCGGGTTGATGTTTTTCCAGCAGCTGTCCGGTATTAATGCGGTCATCTTCTACACGGTGCAGATCTTCCAGAGCGCCGGTTCGACGATCGACGAGAAGCTGTGCACGATCATTGTCGGTGTGGTGAACTTCATCGCaacgttcatcgcgacggtacTGATCGATCGGCTCGGCCGTAAGATACTGCTGTACATCTCGGACGTGGCCATGATCATCACGCTCATGACGCTCGGCACGTTCTTCTACATGAAGAACAATGGGGAGGATGTGTCCAACATCGGCTGGTTACCGTTGGCTGCGTTCGTTGTCTTTGTGGTGGGTTTCTCGCTCGGGTTCGGCCCGATTCCGTGGCTGATGATGGGTGAGATCCTGCCGGGTAAGATTCGCGGTTCGGCTGCTTCCGTCGCGACCGCCTTCAACTGGAGCTGCACGTTCGTGGTGACGAAAACGTTTGCCGACATTACCGGTAAGTTGGTGGAGATGGATTGTCGCATGATGGATCTTAATGTGAGCTTTCGTTTCCACTTTGTAGCTTCGATCGGCAACCATGGGGCGTTCTGGATGTTCGGTTCAATCTGTGTCATCGGTCTGATATTCGTGATCGTGTACGTGCCGGAGACCCAGGGTAAATCCCTCGAGGATATCGAGCGCAAGATGATGGGTCGCGTGCGGCGTATGAGCTCCGTCGCCAACATTAAACCACTGTCGTTCAACATGTAAATGGGCATATACCTGTGCCGTGTTGTCGACCACTGTTGGTGGAGTTCGTTCGGAACAAAACGGAGATGCTCTCCGTGTGCGTAATGTTTGCACACCAGACATAGGAGGGGAGAGCAGCATACAAGTACTAGAATGTGATATGATCctaaagattttgttttgccatcaCTGGCAGACTTTACTCGATTTCGTTTTGTAGGTTTTAGCAGCATCCACAGCATCATCCTttctattgaaaaaaaaaacaaaagaacgttCCTCACTCACTCCGAGAACGTTTCCCAGTTTTCTTGGTTTTCTCCTAGTATACGTGTGGAGCTTCCActtcaaaccaaaaacaaaaaacagaaatacgAAGATTCGAAAGGGCAGTAACGAATAGCACGATATATTCCAATCAAATTGGACAAGTTTATAGAGATGCTTACAGGGAGTGATATCAACCGCAGACACACATTATAAATCGTGTATTGGAAGATTCATTGCAGTGCGGCAAATAATCGCCAGAATCGCAACCTCTTCTTCGGGCATTCAATGAACAAGGATAGTGCCGGCATGGCTGAATAAAGTTCATTTACTCACCAGAAAGGCCAGCCAGCCAGGGATGCAACTGTTTTGCAATGgcagtagtaatagtagtagcagtagtcgCATTAGTACCTCATATATAATGCATGTTCCACCTGCATTGGCGGTGCTTCTAAAGTAATTTTATGATATCGTCGATAAGTTTAACGATCACAATACAAACACTGCAAGGTGCAGCAAACCCATTTTAGTCTAGAATAGAGAGCTGTGACATTCGTTTCTTGCTTACACGTCCCCGTTCCGTGCGGACAGCGAAACATTTACTCACAGTGGAGGATTCCCTCCCCCCCGTGTAGGTTTTTAGTTGTTTTAGATACACTTATGGTTTAGTTTGAAGAATATTCCCTTCTTTTCTGCAGTAGTGAAACCTGCTGGCAGCTAGTGGCGGATGCAAGTAGGAACGTAGTTGGGAGAATGCTTAAAGAATGCTCTTACATATACTGTAACTAGGAAGCGCTTCTTATCCCTTCGGAGCAATCCGAACCGAACCTTCCCAAGAGCGATTTGTATATAGCACCGCGGGACAATATAGCtggtaattaaatgaaattattaacCCTAATGCCAACCGTTTTGTTGCAGCACGATACATGAGACAGCATGACACGACAATATGGATCAGTAAAACACTCGGTTGAGTGAACGAAAAATGGGAGATAATTTGCACGAATCTCACTATTGGAATGTTGGGTTTTTCGCGTCGCGAATGTTACATTACACTGGATGTGGAATTTCtcgattgtatttttatctTGTGAAAATTATACTGACACGGAGGTTCCTTTTACGAGAGCAGGGatgttaataatatttattgaaatgcATCAACAGATCCGCCTAAGTGTATGTTTTAGTATTTCGTTTCCCTGAGATTAGCAACGCATCGTGTACAGGATTCCGGAATCAAAAACAATAACCATTTGTAAGAAAACGGATTTAATCACTATCTTTGGATGAGcaggaaagattttttttcttagttttTTATAAGATGTATATTAGAGATAGTGCACCGTATATTTTTGTAATCGAACTgaacaaaggaaaataataaaataattattaaatagaATACAATTTCACAAAGGTTAGTGGCTTAGTCTCCGGCGATCGAGCGGTTCAAGGTTTGTCTTACCTTATAAAAGTGTAATTGAACAAGGTTAGTTTAAGTGCACCAttggggaaagttttttttaattactccTTCCCCAGTTCGAGGTGCAAAACTGGACGGTCTGGAAGGTAAGTGACCAGGGAAGACTTGAGGTTTAGAGATCCttaataacaaaattaaaacaaactaaactgcTTCAAAGACTTCAAATGTCACAGGTCATACTGAACATGAGCGATGATTGACGGTGGGAAGGACAAATGGATAAAATTGTGACTTCCATTCTGAAGGAGATTTAATTCTGATCATGATATCATGATCGCTGACAATGGCCAAAGACGATATGGTAAAATGCATATGTACCTAGAGAGAGTCGAAATGTACGATGTCATCCAGAGTTATGAACAGTGGATGGTTATCAGATGCCTGAAAACATCCGACGGTGGTTAACCAACATCACACAGCAAACCGGTGTATGCATTACGATGTAAAAAGGCTTCCATTCCACAGATATTCCAAAGCGTGTCTTTTGATAAATCGACCTTAAACTCTTAGCCATATAACATAGATCACGGTGTTTGGATGTTGGcagaaaacattttcatcttAAGCCAGTTAAATGTAAAGCATCTTGAACTACTTACCCATGACCTGCACACGGCAAATAGCACACGTATCGCACTCAACGTCCCAGCTCCACATTGCGACGGCGTTCCACTTTTTCAGCGTAAACATCTTATCCGGCTTAACATCATCGAACTTATCACacgaattttcattttcatccgcCATTATTTAGGGTTTTCACAGTGTAATGTTAAAATAACCCAGTCCGTTCTTCACGAAAGTTTGCGacttgtgtgttgttttgatgCCGTGCGaaaaacaatgtaaacaaTGAGCTGTCATTAGATCGAAACGAAAGCACCGTCTACACGACGTTCGAGTACAGGTGGAAACAGTTATTCGAGCAGGAGTTTATCGAGTAGATTCAAACTGGCCGGTTTCCGAGTATattgaagaatattttttcttctttgctgtAATTAATGCTTCATTCAAGGTACAATGAACAAGAAGGATTTATGTCTCAAGAAACGTTATTATGTTTCAAAATCGAGCTTTTGGTTTTTAgattaatgaatgaaaacatcatttctttcgtttcattttcaaaagCAAGCACACCATTACATATTCAATGTTctaaattcaaattatatttaaacgCCTTTTTCGTCTTCtcatcaataaaatataacagTACAGTTAAAAAAGAGAACTTATATGCTACACgtatttttcgtttcatacggtttttgttgtttttccttcaaccCAACGTCAAAACACACCGCgtgtttcggttttgtatgttttttttttatatcttttctattctttttgtttgtctgttttttttttttatttcaattgaattatttCCGTTGGTTTTTTAATACTTCCTCTTCATTATCAGAGCACTGTCAATCTCTCTTACTCGGCTAAACTAAATTCTGATCGATTAATTGCTAAACCTTAGCTCTAGTTTGTAgatttaaaaagaaagaacagaAATCACATACGACCACTGTGGCACAGTATCTTATTGTGCTGTCCTGCTCCCCCGTGGCGCAAAGGCAACAACGAAATGGATGCAGTGGGACAACGCGACAAAATGGATGTTTGGAAGGGAATGtgaggggaaggggggaggaagggagggggagggCGAATAGTAAAATATGGCGCTGTTGGTCGTACATGGGACGTTCCTCACTACTGAATGGCAAATTCTCACCAAAGAAGGTTTTGGAATGGCAATACGAAGGACGGCTTTCAGTTGGTAGCttaacaaacagaacaaaaaaaaaaggctcttAACGCTTATCGctaagtatgtgtgtgtgtttgttttactaatagcaaattgatgtttaatgtgtttaaaaaaatgagaatATAAAAACAGAGAATTCAAACATAAGGGCTAATGCTAAATAAAGAATGCTTAACACGTGTAGATGAGGTGTGAAGGTTGGTAGTAGCAGTGGTTGGACTACTACTACActtaattttcatcaccatGACACTTAGTACGCGCTGCACTGTAGCTATTACGCTGTAAATCTTCGCTATTTGAAATCGTTCTTACAGTTCTATTACGTtattgagtttttgttttgttaagggAAGGATTCCAGCTGTGCTATAGCGGTGCGTGTGAGAGGGAAATACACGCACGCAACGAAAGACAAAActataatgaaagaaaatctGTCTTTTACGTGCTACTAGTTACGTGCTACCTAATCGATACGCCTTAACGAAACGAATGGGGGGAATCCTATGtcaatgtaaaattaatattgCATTTTAACGGAAGCCTACACATGTTATGCACCTTCCTTTCTATGTACTACTAAGAGTTATACAATAAGTACGCTATCTGTTAAACTGCCACGAACTGATCGTCCTCTGTCTAGTAGCGCTGTGCTGCGCTGTCACATTTTGTGCTGATTTCACGTTGGATGCTCGTATCATTTCTCACTCACATATCTGGGATTGTGATTCAATCTCGTATCCGGCCATTCCTAGGCTTTCCactcttgtttgtttgtttgtgttttgttctttaatACCTATATTTTAAGGATCCTACAGATCGTCATATGCTAACAATACTATTTCGTCTCTTTTCTATGCCGCCACTATACTTCGATTTTAATTGTTTGGCCACCCTGGGAGAATACCACAGCGTGTTAATTACGGTTAGCGCACATATAATCCTActtaacaaacaaactaaagacacacacacacatacacagatacatttataacaaaataaaatgcatatCTTGCTCCGCTACATTATGGCAACTCGGTCGTTTAAGCAAATATTAACGAATGtggatccgtttttttttcttccccaacCGGGGGTGCGCATCCACCCGGTTTGTTCCATTTCCATGCCCATGCTCGTTAGCTCATCATGCTCATAATTTCCCTTATCCCATTTCCATCCGGTCCGCAATGGGTTGGCGTTGATTGAAAATGGGCACGGAAGGTACGGTGCGTTTGGAACAGTACGCGATTTTAGATTGattatttccttccttttccccCTGTTAAATATCACATGTTTTGCGTGTTCGTACAGTTCCTTTCAGGAGTGTTGTGCCGTTGGTTTTCAAAAGAAGAATATTAGGGGGAcgacaaaaaattaaacacaaaagtTAACCCTTAACACCGTAATTCGGGACGTTGCATGGAATGTGTTAGCTTCGGCATTGTTGGGAAGATGGTATCGGTATCGCATCGTTCCCGTCACTAAGCTTTGATTTTACGGCACTTGTACATCCTTTACTTTTGTTGAAGATCGTGCGCCTCAGGTACTTAACAATTAGATAATAAGAGAAATTTTCACGCTCTTCGTAACCGTTTCATTGTCGATCATTCACCATTCTCATGTATACGCGTTAGAAATCTTGTCCATCCCGCTCGACTGAAAATCCTCGTTCTTACTTCCTATTTGTATTCCCACAGTATGGCAGTTCGATAAAAGATTTAaatgaaaactaaaaaaagaaaacagaagtaCAATTCGTGTTTCTAATCGCCTGCCTGCCAGTGTTGTGGAAATTCAAtctgataatgatgatgctaCGAAACCAAAAATACTGTCATGGATGGGTGTTGATTGTGAAGGTGTGAGCGTGAGAAAGTTTCTAACCCTAACCAGAGTACGCAACAGAGAACAACCGCGAGGTTAGAACTCGCGACAGTTTGTCTCTGTTCGCCATAACCACTAAAAGCTGTCTATTTGTTAATATTGCATGCTCTCGCTGCGGTATTACCGCCAATCCCATTTGTGGGTGATAATTAATATTCTAAACAATATCGTTACGTGAATGTCTACGTGCTATGTTATGTGCGTTTAGCTCATCTCTGTTTGAACCATTGTTTGTTACAATACGATTGAAAAATTATGaccattttgtttaacttcCTATCCTGTTTTTTACTGTGCGTTTTTATAAACTTATGGCATGGAGCAAAGTCCGATGCGGTGaaagttgttttcatttgagCAATATTTAACGTTTAATCGCACCGCGCTGATTGTTAACGTTTTAGATCCGTTTGGGGTCCGTTCAAAGATGGCCACCAAAACCACTGTTCGCTAGCGTTTtcatgtttgctgttgttatcCTTTTGAGATCTTATTATTCGCATGGCCTGTAGTACGAGAGTTTTGTGGGTGAGTAGGTTCTGCTATTTCTAGATTCCATTTAAATGCAACAATTATCATACAATCCGGCACGGAATTGTACCCATTCAGcatacaattttaaaaattttcaaaaaacgGCAAATAAAAActtagcacaaaaaaaaaacaaaatccgttCGATCACTCGGGTTGGGAAATCTGCAGCAAACGTCCGAAACAGTTTAAACCGAACTGAACCGAAGCTAACAAAACATTTCCGGTACCGTTATGACTGCATAAAGCAGTACGCtagatttgaaataaataataatgtcTCGTGGCAACATTAATTCGCTTACTTAAACACTACTACTACGGCACGAAGGCAACGCGTGCCGTAGGTTctagcgggttttttttctgttttaactACTCTGCTCGGTGCTCTGACTCCACAAAAAGGATTGCCCAGTTATGCTATGTACAGTGTTGGAATTCACTTCTCTGCGCCTACTGCTGTGCCAACATGTAGGGAGCTTTTGTTTCCTACACGTGCCTATTTCCGGTCGCATTGTCTAAGGCACATCTTGTCTACATTCTCTTCTCTACTATGAATTGAAAGCATTCTTAGCATAATCTCAtacaaaaaacgataaaaaatacGTTTAAAAACACTTACTAGTTATCAATGTACTTTTACTCGCGTTACGATTATTCATTTCAATGTTCTTCTTAAttaagataataataaaaacaccaaCTTTCGCACGCATTGGTCGCTTACAAAAACCATAATCTTGCTATGGCGAAAACTTAACGAATTGTCTCGGCTCTCCTGACGACCTACGCCTTTCCCTCGTCGGATCATGCTTCGTGCTTTTCCCAGGGGGAAGGGATTGAAGGGAAACCCCTCAGCGCCATATCCTGTTCCTAGGGTGTAGGCCTGCGTATGATGCGCTGTTTTGGCACGTTGGCAATGGCAGCTTCCCGTGCTGCGTCGATGGCAAGATGTGTGCATATTCTTCAATTTCTATCGTATGTCTGCACTAACCCGTGTAAACTCCGGAGAGCGGGAGTGGGCAGAAAGGCGCACAATAGTATGGCACTGCGGACGCCGGGGCTGTGGAGGACCGAGCAACTAGTGGAGTGCGAGCGTACTAGTGCGTTGGCAGCTCCGTTAACGTGATGTCGTATAGGTCCTCCTCGTACCGTTGGACTTCCAGGATGAAGATGTCCTCGTTGCAGTAGTGTCTGATCATGTCGTCATCAATTCTCGCCGTAATTctacaaagcaaacaatggtaaaaataatgatgaaacATTTAGAATGGTCAGCTGctttgtttgagttttttttattggaaactGATTCGTAAAGTGTCTTGTCTACTCGTGCACAAACAGTGAAAGAAGAGGGAACAGAAAGCTAAACTCTAATGATACTGatacaatacaaacaaaagcatgaaTACTATAGAGAAAACTCCAATGGAGAGCTTCTCGAATGAGGATTCTCTAATAGCAGTCAAGTACTTCAACTGTATTGCACACTACATTGAGTACCTAAGTGTGTATTCTGTGTGAAAGAGTTCGTTAATAATAGCGGTTGATGTTAGTGAAGATTACGGGTTCTTTTAATGGATTAGTGGTTGCTTTATTGAAGCAGAATATTAGTTCACTAAAACACAGTTACTGTCAAAGGTTGTTAGCATTAACAAGCTGGTTCGTTCAGTTAGATGTAATAGAATGCAAGCCCGCCTTCTgacaataagaaaacaaaaatacaacttTACTCAAATTAACACTAATTGATCAACATTATTATTTGACACATTGCAAAGTATCAAACATTGAggggaaacaaataaaaaaaaacactaaactaCATTCAAACGAattacaaaacgaaacaaacaaaattacaacagaaaagaaacaacaataGATGTACAATagagcacaacaaaacaacaaatctaatcaaacaaaacagaatcacaaacaaaatagaatAGTAGAAACAGAAGAAGAGAAATGGAGAATGATAGCAAAATCGGAAGGAAACTCAAAACTTACCCTTTCTTATTTTTGCGATAAATAGTGTTAATTCTCGACGaggaaattttgaatttattttcaatctgcaaatgcaaaaggagaagaagatagaaagtgttttgtgtgaaaaaaacaacaacaaacaaacaaacaaacaagacaaCCGGTAAACGGAAgttacaatcaaaacaatgtgTTCCAACGTTTTCACCGCAAAAGTCGCAACGCGCAATAGGCGTCCGCCTTTTGGTAGTAATGTGCGGAAGAATAAAACCAGCTAACAAATTTGTGCCAATAAACAATGTACTTCCTCTGTCGATCACAACCGCGTGCTAGTGGGGAGAAGTTGATGGAATGAAGGTTTTTAAGCGTACAATTCTAcgcattattattaaattataaaaatataacttaTGTCTTGAAACCAATATCAAGAGACGGATGTATTATAGATTTCCTATTATAGATTCGACGTTTGGGACAAGAAAGTGTGAGAAAGCATGCTTAAAGTTGGGGTGTCGTTTAATCAAAACTCTACAAAGGAGCCAAGCTAACGCATAGCAATCTTGTAACCGATATCATTTTGTTGTGTCCTTCATAGATGTTGTCCAGGATTTGTGAGTCATAAGGTTTGGGTGCTCAGCTGACGCAAAAGTATGATGATTGGTTAGCACATAGCAAAAGGGAACACACCGCATTTATAATCACTAAAAGTTTGGGAACGTGCTGCTCCTTCTTCGGCGGTTACAAACTCATTATAATTATTGCTTATAGTTTAACACCATATATCCGATTGGCATTGAGTTGCTTCAGGCGGTTAGTGAGGTATGCTTAGAGGGTTGTGGTGGGAGTCTTCCAGCTGCTCTAGGACTTCAAGATCGTGCGCCAGCTTACTGTGCAGGGATGGGATAAGCGTGGGAAAGGAGTGAAATTgatgtaacaaacaaacaaacaaaacaaaacgacacagCAAATAACATGTAACGTGTGCAATGTGCAACTGACGGCCATTGCCGTTAGCGAACCCCTGGTGGTTAGAGCGTAAAACACTGCCATGCACACACCTGCACAGTGGTTGCGGCAGCTAGTGCACTATAAGAAGGCCATAATTCGTTAAAGAGTGCTGAGATTAATCCCGTTATCGACATAcacatacaacacacacacacatacaagtaTTGGTTATTGGCGCAAATGTGTAGGGGTTTGTGTACCTGTTTTATCCTTCCGATTGGTGAGAAAGAaggggaacttttttttctcacaaaatgacagctgtcaaaggTGATATGTTGGTGGATTTACTAAGACGGTTGTTTGGTCTGTTTTCCTACCACCACACTTCAGATGACAGCTGTCACTGTTGGATCAAATTGAATGATCCTATAATTTTGAATTGTTGGGTGTGGTTATGCAGGCAAATtgagtgaaacaaaactattaaCAAAACACTAATAGCACATTCAGAGAagataaaattttggtttcaaattgttttaaaggtacgttttataaaaatagtttccaaCTTGAGCtattagtgttttgttttaatagctTTGGTTTCTAGTGCCATTAAAGAACATTCTTTAATTTTCATTGCAGTAAACAGATAGTCTACTAAAACTTACCGCATTTAGCAACCCGACCGTACTAGGCGGAACGACGTGAAGGGGCGTATAGACGTCCTCATTGTCCTGGCGCACGTACAACATAACCCGTTCACTAAGCGGCGGTGTCATTCGCTGACGTTTGATCTGTGGCGTAAAGTCGACCATCGGGTTTGACACCAGCGAACCGTCCATGATGATGCTCGGATCTTTTTTGTCACTGTGTGTAATATATGACAATgtaagaaaaacgaaaacaaaatgggtaAAGGTTAGTAATATTCCACAACGGTGAACATCCCAGTACGTGTTGGGCCAAAAACGCAATAGCCGACGGGATGCCACTAAGGGGAAACTGGAAGTTCAATCCGACTTTTTCGCTGTACTCACGTCGGTACGTCCGGTGGGAAGTGATTGTGGAACTTCAGCGTTGGTGTGGCCGGTTTGTTGGCGTGCAGCAGGAAGGGCGACTTGACGTTGTCAGAGGTACCGGAGAGAGAGTCGGCATCGTGACCGTAGAACTGCATATCCATGGATGTTAGCTGCGGGAAGGAAGGGAAGTTTATTATTGAAAAGTCGGCAATAATCTTTGGGCGTTCACGGTGGAAAATATTAGCATCCTGCGTACCTTATCGATGTCCTCCGAGGGTGAGAAAAGCACTGGCGGTTTCAATAGATCGCTCATGCCGTAGAACTCGGACCGATCGACCACCGGGTGATACAGTTCGTCCAGCTTTTTCCGTCCAGTAGCGGTCATCTTGCGCTTTGCTGCTCGTCGTTCTTCATCGCGTGTCTTCCGTTCGGCACCCTGTAGAAGGAagaatggataaaaaaaaccgttgaaTAACTTTCCATGAAAAATATGTCCTAATATTAGAAATCCAGCAGTAGTAGAGAGTTGTTTACAGCGTTAAGTTCATTGGTTACAGTTCTAGTCCTCACATTCGTCAAGGAGATTTTAATATTGTCCAAAATTGTCATAAACTTCTTATCCTTATTTC
This Anopheles marshallii chromosome 3, idAnoMarsDA_429_01, whole genome shotgun sequence DNA region includes the following protein-coding sequences:
- the LOC128713322 gene encoding facilitated trehalose transporter Tret1, producing the protein MVKILMRADTHVSFTVPAEEPVAKCTLSQVLAALSVSLGSMVVGFSSAYTSPALVSMKDRNITSFEVTEQSGSWVGGIMPLAGLAGGILGGPMIEYLGRKNTILATATPFIISWLLIGCATHVAMVLVGRALSGLCVGIASLSLPVYLGETVQPEVRGTLGLLPTAFGNIGILLCFVAGKYLDWSGLAFLGATLPVPFLILMFLIPETPRWYVSRNREERARKALQWLRGRKADVEPELRGISKSHQEAERHASSSAMMDLLKKSNLKPLLISLGLMFFQQLSGINAVIFYTVQIFQSAGSTIDEKLCTIIVGVVNFIATFIATVLIDRLGRKILLYISDVAMIITLMTLGTFFYMKNNGEDVSNIGWLPLAAFVVFVVGFSLGFGPIPWLMMGEILPGKIRGSAASVATAFNWSCTFVVTKTFADITASIGNHGAFWMFGSICVIGLIFVIVYVPETQGKSLEDIERKMMGRVRRMSSVANIKPLSFNM